One region of Beijerinckia indica subsp. indica ATCC 9039 genomic DNA includes:
- a CDS encoding sigma-54-dependent Fis family transcriptional regulator gives MSRTAMNQTFSVPEKDPDIMASWERFMNGDVSATSSLRDLIDQSWRRCHDADIDHRRNQAPPPVKQDTLHALRDECAELIEASAPVMASARDFLGETSTVMVLTNSTGLILSQEGDVSLRGAAENVHLLPGANWSEFTCGTNAIGTAIEIGRPIQIHSNEHYCSGIKRWSCSASIIKNPCDGSTLGVIDVSGLSHSYSRHSLALVVATAGRIESRIAQMEMDLRYRLLEGCMDRLTAHSTDGIVVLDRHGRAIKANTHAAVMLADLGAPQSLTRNNLFSLTLDWRRGHDLPEHLPPWIQKEWLTPMNAGGKRLGVILTIPNRQGASAKLARASTRIALPPSEPERTRIFPKLVGQAPALLLAAARARQIAKSSVPVLLLGETGVGKEVFARDLHEASAVGKGPFIALNCGGLSRDLLTSELFGYAEGSFTGARRGGMMGKIEAANGGTLFLDEIGELPTDLQPLFLRVLEEREICRIGEVQPRKVNFRLVAATNRDLRMETQASRFRMDLYYRLSVISITIPPLRERSEDIPLLAEHFTALFTKQYGLPSRHISADIMNALQQHDWPGNIRELRNVIEGILLTSANETLTKADLPPEFSALTNKLPSTGNSDTSSSALTPIENAERETIVRMLRTHHGNMTAVARELGIAKSTLYVKMKIFQLENIAHDLRASSGNIKPY, from the coding sequence ATGAGCAGAACAGCCATGAACCAGACTTTCTCCGTGCCCGAGAAAGACCCCGATATCATGGCGTCCTGGGAACGTTTCATGAACGGGGACGTTTCGGCAACCAGCAGCCTGCGCGATCTTATCGATCAATCTTGGCGCCGCTGCCACGACGCTGACATTGACCATCGGCGAAATCAAGCACCGCCACCGGTCAAGCAGGATACCCTTCATGCTTTGCGCGATGAATGCGCCGAACTGATCGAGGCCAGCGCACCGGTCATGGCCTCGGCTCGAGACTTTCTCGGTGAAACATCGACCGTCATGGTCCTCACGAATTCCACAGGCCTGATCCTCAGCCAGGAAGGCGATGTATCCTTGCGCGGGGCCGCGGAGAATGTGCATCTTCTGCCCGGTGCGAACTGGAGCGAGTTCACATGCGGTACCAACGCAATAGGCACCGCGATTGAGATCGGCAGGCCAATCCAGATTCACTCCAACGAACATTATTGTTCTGGGATCAAGCGTTGGTCGTGCTCTGCAAGTATCATAAAAAATCCTTGCGATGGATCAACCCTCGGTGTGATCGACGTATCCGGCCTCAGCCATTCTTACAGCCGACATAGTCTCGCACTCGTCGTGGCAACGGCTGGCCGCATCGAAAGCCGTATCGCGCAGATGGAAATGGATCTTCGCTATCGCCTCCTCGAGGGCTGCATGGATCGTCTCACAGCTCATTCCACAGATGGCATAGTCGTCTTGGACCGGCATGGCCGCGCGATCAAAGCCAATACGCATGCAGCGGTTATGTTGGCTGATCTCGGCGCACCACAATCCCTGACGAGGAATAATCTGTTCTCTCTCACACTTGATTGGAGACGAGGACACGATCTCCCAGAACATTTGCCGCCGTGGATACAAAAGGAATGGTTGACGCCAATGAACGCTGGCGGCAAGCGTCTGGGAGTCATTCTGACAATTCCCAACCGTCAAGGAGCATCGGCTAAGCTCGCTCGTGCCAGCACACGCATTGCTCTTCCACCTTCCGAGCCCGAACGGACGCGTATCTTCCCAAAACTCGTTGGACAAGCACCAGCTCTGCTTCTGGCGGCCGCACGAGCGCGTCAGATCGCCAAAAGCAGTGTGCCGGTCCTTCTATTAGGCGAGACCGGGGTCGGCAAGGAAGTCTTTGCGCGCGATCTGCATGAAGCTTCAGCAGTCGGCAAAGGGCCTTTCATCGCGCTCAATTGCGGTGGCCTTTCTCGCGATCTGCTGACCAGTGAGTTGTTTGGCTATGCAGAGGGCTCCTTTACCGGGGCGCGCCGAGGCGGCATGATGGGAAAAATCGAAGCCGCAAATGGCGGCACTTTGTTTCTCGATGAGATCGGAGAATTGCCAACCGACCTTCAGCCCCTTTTTCTGCGTGTATTAGAGGAGCGGGAAATATGTCGCATCGGCGAAGTACAGCCGCGGAAGGTGAATTTCCGGCTTGTTGCCGCGACCAATCGCGACCTGCGTATGGAGACGCAAGCCAGCCGTTTCCGTATGGATCTCTATTACAGGCTTTCGGTCATCAGCATCACCATTCCCCCATTACGTGAAAGGTCTGAAGACATTCCGCTTCTCGCGGAACATTTCACGGCCTTGTTTACGAAACAATATGGCCTCCCTTCTCGCCATATTTCAGCCGATATCATGAATGCGTTGCAGCAACACGATTGGCCTGGCAATATCCGGGAGCTGCGGAATGTGATTGAAGGTATACTCTTGACATCGGCAAACGAGACTTTGACGAAAGCCGACCTGCCGCCCGAGTTTTCAGCGTTGACAAATAAGCTACCGTCAACAGGAAATTCGGACACCTCCTCATCGGCACTGACACCGATCGAGAATGCGGAGCGTGAAACCATTGTCCGAATGCTTCGCACCCATCACGGCAATATGACAGCTGTCGCCCGCGAGTTGGGAATTGCCAAAAGCACTCTTTACGTGAAGATGAAGATCTTTCAGCTTGAAAATATCGCGCATGATCTCCGCGCTTCCAGCGGTAATATAAAGCCTTACTGA